In the Pungitius pungitius chromosome 5, fPunPun2.1, whole genome shotgun sequence genome, one interval contains:
- the LOC134129034 gene encoding protein NLRC3-like: HELKSNLKKKFQSLFEGIAKAGNPTLLNEIYTELYITEGGTAEVNQEHEVRQIEAASRKPARPETTIRQEDLFKASAGGEEPIRTVMTKGVAGIGKTVLTQKFTLDWAEDKDHQNIEFTFPFTFRELNVLREKKFSLVGLVHHFFSETRAAGICRFEEFQVVFIFDGLDECRLPLDFHNNEILTDVTETSSVDVLLTNLIRGKLLPSARHWITTRPAAANQIPPECVGMVTEVRGFTDPQKEEYFKKRFRDEEQASSIISHIKTSRSLHVMCHIPVFCWITAGVLEEVLKTRERGELPKTLTELYIHFLVVQSKVKKVKYDGGAETDPHWSPKSRKMIKSLGKLAFDQLQKGNLIFYESDLTDCGIDIRAASVYSGVFTQIFREESRLYQDKVFCFVHLSVQEFLAALHVHLTFFSSGVNLPSEKQTTSLWSKVFRDKPKPMHLYQSAVDQALQSPNGHLDLFLRFLLGLSLETNQTLLRGLLKQTGSRSQTNKRTVQYIKEKISENVSPEKSINLFHCLNELNDGSLVEEIQQSLRSGRLSTEKLSPGQWSALVFILLSSEEDLKVFDLKKYCASEEALLRLLPVVKVSNKALLDGCNLSERSCEALSSVLSSQSSSLRDLDLSNNDINDAGVKHLSAGLESPHCDLETLRLSVCNLSERSCEALSSVLSSQSSSLRELDLSNNNLQDSGVKLLSVGLKSPHCDLETLRLSGCQITEEGFASVASALSSNPSHLRELDLSYNHPGDSGVKLLSAGLEDPHWRLETLRVEPDGVRWLRPGLRKYSCELTIDTNTVNRKLKLSQNNRKVTHVEEYQSHPDHPDRFDLRPQLLCRTGLTGCCYWEVKWRGDVYVSVSYRGIMRKGDSHECVFGFNDQSWSLRCSDRGYSVCHNKTETHTSSSSSSSSGRVAVYVDCPTGSLSFYRVSSDKLIHLHTFSTTFTEPLYPGFLLWSSSGSSVSLCPLKEGQSPPGGEPSSLQEGQ; the protein is encoded by the exons catgaactcaaatccaacctgaagaagaagttccagtctctgtttgagggcatcgctaaagcaggaaacccaacccttctgaatgagatctacacagagctctacatcacagagggagggactgcagaggtcaatcaagaacatgaggtcagacagattgaagcAGCATCCAGGaaaccagccagaccagaaacaaccatcagacaagaagatctcttcaaagcctcagctggaggagaagaaccaatcagaacagtgatgactaagggagtggctggcattgggaaaacagtcttaacacagaagttcactctggactgggctgaagacaaagaccaccagaaCATagagttcacatttccattcaccttcagagagctgaatgtgctgagagagaagaagttcagcttggtgggacttgttcatcacttcttcagtgaaaccagagcagcaggaatctgcaggtttgaagagttccaggttgtgttcatctttgacggtctggatgagtgtcgacttcctttggacttccacaacaatgagatcctgactgatgtcacagagacctcctcagtggatgtgctcctcacaaacctcatcagggggaagctgcttccctctgctcgccactggataaccacacgacctgcagcagccaatcagatccctcctgagtgtgttggcatggtgacagaggtcagagggttcactgacccccagaaggaggagtacttcaagaagaggttcagagatgaggagcaggccagcagcatcatctctcacatcaagacctcacgaagcctccacgtcatgtgccacatcccagtcttctgttggatcactgctggagttctggaggaggtgttgaagaccagagagagaggagagctgcccaagaccctgactgagctctacatccacttcctggtggttcagtcaaaagtgaagaaggtcaagtacgatggaggagctgagacggatccacactggagtccaaagagcaggaagatgatcaagtctctgggaaaactggcctttgatcagctgcagaaaggcaacctgatcttctatgaatccgacctgacagattgtggcatcgatatcagagcagcctcagtgtactcaggagtgttcactcagatctttagagaggagagcagactgtaccaggacaaggtgttctgcttcgtccatctgagtgttcaggagttcctggctgctcttcatgtccatctgaccttcttcagctctggtgtcaatctgccgtcagaaaaacaaacaacctccCTGTGGTCTAAAGTCTTCAGAGACAAACCTAAACCAATGCatctctaccagagtgctgtggaccaggccttacagagtcctaatggacacctggacttgttccttcgcttcctcctgggtctttccctggagaccaatcagactctactacgaggtctgctgaaacagacaggaagtcgcTCACAGACCAATAAGAGAACAGTCCAGTatatcaaggagaagatcagtgagaatgtgtctccagagaaaagcatcaacttgttccactgtctgaatgaactgaatgatggttctctagtggaggagatccaacagtcccttagatcaggacgtctctccacagagAAACTGTCCCCTggtcagtggtcagctctggtcttcatcttactgtcatcagaagaagatctgaaggtgtttgacctgaagaaatactgtgcttcagaggaggctcttctgaggctgctgccagtggttaAAGTctccaacaaagctct acttgaTGgttgtaacctctcagagagaagctgtgaagctctgtcctcagttCTCAGCTcacagtcctctagtctgagagatctggatctgagtaacaacgacaTAAATGATGCTGGAGTGAAGCATCTGTCTGCTGGACTagagagtccacactgtgacctggagacccTCAG ACTTAGTgtctgtaacctctcagagagaagctgtgaagctctgtcctcagtcctcagctcccagtcctctagtctgagagaactggatctgagtaacaacaacctgcaggattcaggagtgaagcttctGTCtgttggactgaagagtccacactgtgacctggagactctcag gctttCAGGCTGtcagatcacagaggaaggctttgCTTCTGTggcctcagctctgagctccaacccctcccacctgagagaacTGGACCTGAgttacaaccatccaggagactcaggagtgaagctgctttctgctggactagaggatccacactggagactggagactctcag ggtggagcctgatGGAGTCCGATGGTTGagaccaggtctgaggaagt attcctgtgaactcacaatcgacacaaacacagtgaacaGAAAACTCAAACTGTCTCAGAACAACAGGAAAGTGACACATGTGGAGGAGTATCAGTCacatcctgatcatccagacagatttgacttgaggcctcagctgctgtgtagaactggtctgactggttgctgttactgggaggtcaaGTGGAGAGGAGACGTttatgtatcagtgagttacagaggaatcatgaggaaaggagacagtcatgaatgtgtgtttggattcaatgatcagtcctggagtctgagatGCTCTGATAGAGGTTACTCTGTCTGTCACaataagacagaaacacacacctcctcctcctcctcctcctcctctggtagagtagcagtgtatgtggactgtcctactggctctctgtccttctacagagtctcctctgacaaactgatccacctccacaccttcagcaccacattcactgaacctctttatcctgggttctTGCTCTGGTCCagttctggttcctcagtgtctctgtgtcctcttaAGGAGGgacagtctcctcctggtggagaaccttcctctctacAGGAAGgaca ATGA